A window from Herbaspirillum sp. meg3 encodes these proteins:
- a CDS encoding inorganic triphosphatase: MLSEIAVKLPTMEIELKLSIAPGDVDAFHQLPLLKEYSFGAPELQGLFSIYVDTPTLHLKKHRSALRVRKVGDKWLQTYKGGGRVEAGLHQRHEWECEVPGPEIDLDSLLPLVDNPAAREALEAPHLAEQLREVFTTSFLRTIWMLSLPQDTVVELALDQGFVSAGERSEALCEIELELKSGQTEVLLAFSQSLRQAITLEPSNISKAQRGFALRFPGGDSAL, from the coding sequence ATGTTAAGTGAAATTGCGGTTAAACTCCCGACCATGGAAATCGAACTCAAACTATCCATCGCTCCGGGCGATGTTGACGCCTTTCATCAATTGCCGCTGTTGAAGGAATATTCTTTCGGTGCACCGGAGCTGCAGGGCTTGTTCAGCATCTATGTCGACACGCCAACCTTGCATTTGAAGAAGCATCGTTCGGCGTTGCGGGTGCGCAAAGTCGGCGACAAGTGGTTGCAAACCTACAAAGGCGGCGGTCGCGTTGAAGCCGGCTTGCACCAGCGCCATGAATGGGAGTGCGAGGTTCCCGGCCCGGAGATCGATCTCGATAGTCTGCTGCCGCTGGTGGACAATCCTGCCGCGCGCGAAGCGCTGGAGGCGCCGCATCTGGCGGAGCAATTGCGGGAAGTTTTCACCACCAGCTTTTTGCGAACCATCTGGATGTTGAGTCTGCCGCAGGATACGGTCGTCGAACTGGCGCTGGATCAGGGTTTTGTCTCGGCCGGCGAGCGCAGTGAAGCCTTGTGTGAGATTGAACTGGAACTCAAGTCCGGGCAGACCGAGGTCTTGCTGGCATTTTCACAATCGCTGCGGCAGGCGATTACACTGGAGCCGAGCAATATCAGCAAAGCACAACGCGGCTTTGCGCTGCGCTTTCCTGGCGGCGACAGCGCGCTGTAA
- a CDS encoding alpha/beta fold hydrolase codes for MPHVRIDFAVGEAHHIYYELIDGQAEKPCLVFLHEGLGCTAMWKDFPRRLCEITGCSGLLYDRLGYGLSDALQQKRTLDYLHRYALDELPLVLAQVLAPQQAYILIGHSDGGSIALLHAAQRPERLCGIVTEAAHVFVENVTLDGIRVAEQAYADGKLRGLSKYHGDKTEQIFKAWSDTWLTPDFAKWNIEEQLPSIVCPALILQGIDDQYGTRRQVDAIVEAVPGARMQLLEQCGHTPHQEQATAVLELMNAFIQPLA; via the coding sequence ATGCCTCATGTTCGCATCGATTTCGCCGTCGGCGAAGCACATCATATCTACTACGAATTGATCGACGGACAAGCTGAAAAACCTTGTCTCGTCTTCCTTCATGAAGGTTTGGGTTGCACTGCAATGTGGAAGGATTTTCCGCGCCGTTTGTGTGAGATAACGGGCTGTTCCGGACTGCTCTACGACCGTCTCGGATACGGTCTTTCCGATGCGTTGCAACAAAAGCGTACCCTCGATTATTTGCATCGCTACGCCCTCGACGAGTTACCGCTTGTTCTGGCGCAAGTCTTGGCTCCGCAACAAGCTTACATCCTCATCGGCCACTCCGACGGCGGCAGCATTGCCTTGTTGCATGCAGCACAACGGCCGGAGCGATTATGCGGAATCGTCACCGAAGCTGCGCATGTCTTTGTCGAAAACGTCACCCTCGACGGCATCCGCGTCGCAGAGCAAGCCTACGCCGATGGCAAATTACGCGGATTAAGCAAATATCACGGCGACAAGACCGAGCAGATTTTCAAGGCATGGTCGGACACCTGGCTGACGCCGGATTTTGCAAAGTGGAATATCGAAGAGCAATTGCCGTCCATCGTCTGCCCTGCGCTGATATTGCAAGGTATCGACGACCAGTACGGCACCCGTCGTCAGGTCGATGCCATCGTCGAAGCCGTTCCCGGTGCGCGCATGCAGTTACTGGAACAATGCGGGCATACACCGCATCAGGAGCAGGCGACCGCCGTGCTGGAACTGATGAATGCGTTCATTCAGCCGCTGGCATAG
- a CDS encoding LysR substrate-binding domain-containing protein: MTPSQLRAFLAVARNRGFSAAARTLGVSQPTLTSQVQALERQHNVELFYRRGRRLDLTDTGQRLLPIAQKIAELELDAYNLLYNSGVLNVGHLKIGAVGPFHVIEMVDAYRRKFPNVELSIRMGNSAETMADLENYVTDVAVLASFNDDPRFVAVPYADHAIVVFAHVDHPLAKHDSIRLQDLHGQPMVMREQGSTTRLALEKVLKEADVMPRVVMEIGSREALREAVARGIGLGTVSEAEFVPDPRFKLLPIEGNPVSTHTYIYCLADRKDSRLVASFLEQVSAMPAAE; the protein is encoded by the coding sequence ATGACACCTTCGCAACTTCGCGCTTTCCTTGCCGTGGCCCGCAACCGCGGCTTCAGCGCCGCTGCCCGCACGCTGGGCGTGAGCCAGCCGACGCTGACCTCGCAGGTGCAGGCGCTGGAGCGGCAGCACAATGTCGAGCTGTTCTACCGCCGCGGCCGCCGTCTGGATCTGACCGATACCGGCCAGCGCCTGTTGCCGATCGCACAAAAGATCGCCGAGCTGGAGCTGGACGCCTACAACCTGCTGTACAACTCCGGCGTGCTCAATGTCGGACACCTGAAGATCGGCGCGGTCGGGCCTTTCCACGTGATCGAGATGGTGGATGCTTATCGCCGCAAGTTTCCCAATGTGGAGTTGTCGATCCGCATGGGCAATTCGGCGGAGACGATGGCCGATCTGGAAAATTACGTCACCGACGTTGCCGTGCTGGCCAGCTTCAACGACGATCCGCGCTTTGTCGCGGTGCCGTATGCCGATCACGCCATCGTGGTGTTCGCCCACGTCGACCATCCGCTTGCCAAACACGATTCGATCAGATTGCAGGATCTGCACGGCCAGCCCATGGTGATGCGCGAGCAGGGCTCGACCACGCGGCTGGCGCTGGAGAAGGTGTTGAAGGAAGCGGATGTCATGCCGCGCGTGGTGATGGAAATCGGCAGCCGCGAAGCTTTACGCGAAGCCGTGGCGCGCGGAATCGGTTTGGGGACGGTGTCGGAGGCGGAGTTTGTGCCCGATCCGCGTTTCAAACTGCTGCCGATCGAGGGCAATCCGGTCAGCACGCATACCTATATCTATTGTCTGGCAGATCGGAAAGACAGCCGCCTGGTCGCATCTTTCCTGGAGCAGGTTTCTGCTATGCCAGCGGCTGAATGA
- the phnD gene encoding phosphonate ABC transporter substrate-binding protein produces MKRLSALFRPLALCLSLISASSAFAAQPLTVGLIPAEDSQAMLENSKKVIDSLQEQLGMPVKPFIATDYNGIIEALRSKKLDVAYLGPFSYVLATSIANVEAFSVAETKKTGKSSYKSLIIVRKDSGIETVPQLKGHTMAFVDPSSASGHLFPTAGLQKQGIEPSKYFSRVIFSGSHDASILAVANKKVDAAAVADRIFAAAVAKGVIKQADFNIVWTSPDIPESPMVWRKDLDPELKKKIATAFANIKNVEWGDQGVLNGFVPTNDAAYNVVRDTAKILNLDLKAMK; encoded by the coding sequence ATGAAACGTCTCTCCGCCCTTTTCCGACCTTTGGCCTTGTGCCTGAGCCTGATATCCGCAAGCTCTGCATTCGCTGCCCAACCACTGACAGTCGGCCTGATTCCGGCTGAAGATTCGCAAGCCATGCTGGAAAACAGCAAAAAGGTCATCGACAGCCTGCAAGAACAGCTGGGCATGCCGGTCAAGCCTTTCATCGCCACCGACTACAACGGCATCATTGAAGCGCTGCGCTCGAAGAAGCTCGACGTCGCCTACCTCGGCCCGTTCTCTTACGTGCTGGCGACGTCGATCGCCAACGTCGAAGCCTTCTCCGTGGCGGAAACCAAGAAGACCGGCAAGAGCTCTTACAAGAGCCTGATCATCGTACGCAAGGACAGCGGCATCGAAACCGTGCCGCAACTCAAGGGCCACACCATGGCCTTCGTCGATCCATCGTCGGCGTCGGGACATCTGTTTCCGACCGCAGGCCTGCAAAAGCAAGGCATCGAGCCGAGCAAGTATTTCTCGCGCGTGATCTTCTCCGGCTCGCATGACGCCAGCATCCTGGCCGTGGCCAACAAGAAGGTTGATGCCGCTGCCGTCGCCGACCGCATCTTCGCCGCCGCCGTCGCCAAAGGTGTCATCAAGCAAGCCGATTTCAACATCGTCTGGACTTCGCCGGACATCCCTGAATCGCCGATGGTCTGGCGCAAGGATCTGGATCCTGAACTGAAGAAGAAGATCGCCACCGCCTTCGCCAACATCAAGAACGTCGAATGGGGCGACCAGGGCGTGCTGAATGGTTTCGTGCCGACCAACGACGCCGCCTACAACGTTGTCCGCGACACCGCAAAGATCCTCAATCTCGACCTCAAGGCAATGAAATGA
- the phnC gene encoding phosphonate ABC transporter ATP-binding protein, with protein MIKIRSLTKQYGSNAVLRGIDLDVAPGEFLVVLGPSGAGKSTLLRCINGLATPTSGELVAAGFDATDARNGNVRKLRQQVAMIFQHHNVVPRLSVLKNVLTGRLGQTSTLSSVLQLFSRQDIALAMDCLRRVELEHKAEQRTDALSGGQRQRVGIARALAQRPQVILADEPVASLDPKTSRLVLQYLRAACRELGITVVCNLHQVDYAREFGDRIVGLSGGKLVFDGRGDELRDSHLNLIYSGLDQVKAQDELHNPIRHTNQPTDQPTEMVLEGALS; from the coding sequence ATGATCAAGATCCGTTCGCTCACCAAGCAATACGGCAGCAATGCCGTGCTGCGCGGCATCGACCTCGATGTCGCTCCCGGAGAATTCCTGGTCGTGCTGGGACCGTCCGGCGCCGGCAAGTCAACCTTGCTGCGCTGTATCAACGGGCTGGCGACACCGACTTCCGGCGAGCTGGTGGCGGCCGGATTTGACGCCACCGATGCGCGCAACGGCAACGTTCGCAAGCTGCGCCAGCAGGTGGCCATGATTTTTCAGCATCACAATGTCGTGCCGCGCCTGTCGGTACTGAAAAACGTACTGACCGGCCGGCTCGGCCAGACCTCGACGCTCAGCTCGGTGCTGCAATTGTTCAGCCGTCAGGATATCGCCCTGGCGATGGACTGCCTGCGCCGCGTCGAGCTGGAACACAAAGCGGAACAGCGCACCGATGCGCTCTCAGGCGGCCAGCGTCAGCGTGTAGGCATTGCCCGCGCTCTGGCGCAGCGTCCGCAAGTCATTCTGGCCGACGAACCCGTCGCCAGTCTCGATCCCAAAACCTCACGGCTGGTGCTGCAATATCTGCGTGCAGCCTGCCGCGAACTCGGTATCACCGTGGTCTGCAACCTGCATCAGGTCGACTACGCCCGTGAATTCGGTGATCGCATCGTCGGTCTGTCGGGCGGCAAACTGGTCTTCGACGGCCGCGGCGACGAGCTGCGCGATTCGCATCTCAATCTGATTTACTCCGGCCTTGACCAAGTCAAGGCCCAAGATGAATTGCATAACCCGATTCGCCACACAAATCAGCCCACTGATCAGCCCACTGAAATGGTGCTGGAAGGAGCCCTGTCATGA
- the phnE gene encoding phosphonate ABC transporter, permease protein PhnE — MDRDASRSSYHDYVWTGARPLTLRSWLLCIAAVAAVAFVLAWSAQGTQLSWSELANGLPQIGDFLSRSFPPNWKILGNLVGPAIETVQIAIWGTLLGVIVAIPVSFLAARNLNRNRVVYQAVRQMLNVTRSINELILALVFVSAVGLGPFPGVLALALHGVGMVGKFFAESIEEIDDGPLEALRATGARPLQVIVFGVLPQVITAWIATVLYRFEVNLRQATVLGMVGAGGLGFELVNSLKLFKYQDTATCIVVVTLMVVVADTISSRLRQMIQDGKTH; from the coding sequence ATGGACCGCGACGCATCCCGCTCCAGCTATCACGACTACGTCTGGACCGGCGCGCGTCCGCTGACTCTGCGCTCCTGGCTGCTGTGCATCGCCGCCGTCGCCGCAGTCGCTTTCGTTCTGGCGTGGAGCGCACAAGGCACGCAACTGAGCTGGAGCGAACTGGCCAACGGCCTGCCGCAGATCGGCGACTTTCTCAGCCGCTCTTTCCCGCCAAACTGGAAGATCCTCGGCAATCTCGTCGGCCCCGCCATCGAGACCGTCCAGATCGCCATCTGGGGTACGCTGCTCGGCGTCATCGTTGCGATCCCCGTGTCCTTCCTTGCAGCACGCAACCTCAATCGCAACCGGGTCGTCTATCAGGCAGTGCGCCAGATGCTCAACGTCACGCGCAGCATCAATGAACTGATCCTCGCGCTGGTGTTCGTCTCCGCCGTCGGGCTCGGCCCTTTCCCCGGCGTGCTGGCATTGGCGCTGCATGGCGTCGGCATGGTCGGCAAGTTCTTCGCAGAAAGCATCGAGGAAATCGACGATGGCCCGCTCGAAGCTTTGCGCGCCACCGGCGCCCGTCCGCTGCAGGTCATCGTCTTCGGCGTCTTGCCGCAAGTCATCACGGCCTGGATCGCCACCGTGCTGTACCGCTTTGAAGTCAATCTGCGTCAGGCCACCGTACTCGGCATGGTCGGCGCCGGCGGTCTCGGTTTCGAACTGGTCAACAGCCTGAAGCTGTTCAAGTACCAGGACACCGCAACCTGCATCGTGGTTGTCACGCTGATGGTAGTCGTCGCCGATACGATCTCCAGCCGCTTGCGTCAGATGATCCAGGACGGCAAGACGCATTGA
- the psrA gene encoding iron-containing alcohol dehydrogenase PsrA, whose product MWNYHNPVAIQAGSGSLAQLPGLLKGKRALLITFPQAASLGMEARIAELLGTQLAGIENAVQPNPDVSWLAAMYERVWRDYTDVDCIVAFGGGSVIDCAKAMLSKTPSGRFDELLSHLRDAAPLSGIGAKTLIAIPTTAGTGSEVTPWATIWDAAAGNKYSLHQDWTWPLAAIIDPQLMLSLPQDMTLASGLDALSHALESIWNVNRNPVSASLAATAARSIIDTLPALLHHPRDLLLRERMAVAALQAGLAFSNTKTALAHSLSYDITLHHGVTHGIACSFSLPRVMALAFGNAADVDALLLKIFDAVDAQEAVDNLSGFLERLGVSTDPADYGVADAWDALVQRALQGPRGRNFIAAAKDTSNTLHAIHP is encoded by the coding sequence ATGTGGAATTATCACAACCCGGTCGCCATACAGGCCGGTAGCGGCAGTCTGGCGCAGCTGCCGGGCTTGTTGAAGGGCAAGCGCGCCCTGCTGATCACCTTCCCTCAGGCCGCCTCGCTTGGGATGGAAGCGCGCATTGCTGAATTGCTTGGCACACAACTGGCCGGCATCGAGAACGCGGTGCAACCGAACCCCGACGTCAGCTGGCTTGCTGCGATGTATGAGCGCGTATGGCGCGATTACACCGATGTCGACTGCATCGTCGCCTTCGGCGGCGGCAGCGTGATCGACTGCGCCAAAGCCATGCTGAGCAAAACGCCTTCCGGCCGTTTCGACGAATTGCTTTCACATTTGCGCGACGCTGCACCGCTGTCGGGTATCGGCGCCAAGACGCTGATCGCCATCCCGACCACCGCCGGCACCGGCAGCGAAGTCACGCCATGGGCCACCATCTGGGATGCAGCCGCGGGCAACAAATATTCCCTGCATCAGGACTGGACCTGGCCGCTGGCTGCCATCATCGACCCACAACTGATGCTGAGCCTGCCGCAGGACATGACGCTGGCCAGCGGACTTGACGCGCTGTCGCATGCACTGGAATCGATCTGGAACGTCAACCGCAATCCGGTCTCTGCCAGCCTCGCAGCGACAGCGGCACGCAGCATCATCGATACACTTCCCGCTTTGCTGCACCATCCGCGCGACCTGCTGCTGCGCGAACGCATGGCGGTTGCCGCACTGCAAGCCGGACTGGCGTTTTCCAATACCAAGACGGCGCTCGCGCATTCACTGTCTTACGACATCACGCTGCATCACGGCGTCACCCATGGCATTGCCTGCTCGTTCTCGCTGCCGCGCGTCATGGCGCTGGCCTTCGGCAACGCGGCCGACGTCGATGCACTGCTGCTGAAGATCTTCGACGCCGTCGATGCGCAGGAAGCGGTCGACAATTTATCCGGCTTCCTCGAACGCCTGGGTGTGAGTACTGATCCAGCAGATTACGGCGTCGCCGATGCCTGGGACGCGCTCGTGCAACGCGCCTTGCAAGGTCCACGCGGACGCAATTTTATCGCCGCAGCAAAAGACACCTCCAACACATTACACGCCATCCATCCGTGA
- the phnX gene encoding phosphonoacetaldehyde hydrolase has product MSRTSTAPKELQAVIFDWAGTLVDFGSLAPTQIFVDAFKSFDMNISLKQARGPMGLSKWQHIRTLLDNPEIARQWKECHGQLPTDADVDALYARFMPMQIAKVGEYSQPIDGVQQTLAWLRQQGLKIGSCSGYPRQVLDVLLPLAAAEGITPDHVIAGDELPAGGRPGPYMALANMLALKISNVAACIKVDDTTPGIEEGINAGMWTVGISLSGNEVGCTKAELAQLSPEEIKALKTLAEMRLREAGAHYVIDSVADLPGVVELIAERLKAGERP; this is encoded by the coding sequence ATGTCCCGTACAAGCACCGCTCCCAAAGAGCTCCAGGCCGTCATCTTTGACTGGGCCGGCACACTGGTCGACTTCGGCTCGCTGGCGCCGACACAGATTTTCGTCGATGCCTTCAAGAGCTTCGACATGAACATTTCGCTCAAGCAGGCACGCGGCCCGATGGGCTTGTCCAAGTGGCAGCACATCCGCACCCTGCTCGACAATCCTGAAATCGCCCGTCAATGGAAGGAATGTCACGGACAGTTGCCGACTGATGCCGATGTCGACGCCCTTTACGCACGCTTCATGCCGATGCAGATCGCCAAGGTCGGCGAATATTCGCAACCGATCGACGGTGTCCAGCAAACGCTCGCCTGGCTGCGCCAGCAAGGTTTGAAAATCGGCTCTTGCTCAGGCTATCCGCGTCAGGTGCTTGATGTGCTGCTGCCGCTGGCCGCAGCCGAAGGCATCACGCCCGACCACGTCATCGCCGGCGATGAATTGCCTGCAGGTGGTCGCCCTGGCCCGTACATGGCGTTGGCCAACATGCTGGCGTTGAAGATCAGCAACGTCGCCGCCTGCATCAAGGTCGACGACACCACGCCCGGTATCGAAGAAGGCATCAACGCAGGCATGTGGACAGTCGGCATTTCTCTGTCCGGCAATGAAGTCGGCTGCACCAAGGCAGAGCTGGCGCAATTGTCGCCGGAAGAAATCAAGGCCCTCAAGACACTGGCAGAAATGCGCCTGCGTGAAGCCGGCGCCCATTACGTGATCGACTCCGTCGCGGATTTGCCTGGCGTGGTGGAACTGATTGCAGAACGACTGAAGGCCGGCGAACGTCCTTAA
- a CDS encoding sulfite exporter TauE/SafE family protein, with protein MATYLFILLVGLAAGMISGVIGTGSSIMLLPVLVYNFGPKQAVPIMAVAALMANLARVLAWWRVVDWRAFAAYSITGIPAAAIGARTLLVLPAHLIEVSLGVFFLAMVPFRHWLKKHDFKVRLWQLSVAGAVIGFLTGIVLSTGPLSVPVFTAYGLTKGAFLSTEAASSLFLYVSKVLTFREFGAMPLSVFLQGLLVGASLMAGTFAGKFFVMKMSEANFQRLLDLLLLLSGLSLLWTAIR; from the coding sequence GTGGCAACTTATCTATTCATCCTGCTTGTCGGCCTCGCTGCCGGCATGATCAGCGGCGTCATCGGCACCGGCTCCTCCATCATGTTGCTGCCGGTGCTGGTCTACAACTTTGGCCCCAAGCAAGCCGTCCCCATCATGGCAGTCGCAGCCCTCATGGCGAATCTGGCACGCGTGCTGGCCTGGTGGCGCGTGGTCGACTGGCGTGCCTTTGCGGCTTATTCCATCACCGGTATTCCAGCCGCAGCCATCGGCGCGCGTACGCTCCTGGTCTTGCCTGCACATCTGATCGAAGTCAGTCTCGGGGTATTTTTTCTGGCGATGGTGCCTTTCCGCCATTGGCTGAAAAAGCACGACTTCAAAGTCCGTCTGTGGCAGTTGTCGGTAGCGGGCGCGGTCATCGGCTTCCTGACCGGCATCGTGCTTTCAACCGGGCCGCTGAGCGTGCCGGTGTTCACGGCTTACGGTCTGACCAAAGGTGCATTTCTGTCGACTGAGGCAGCGAGTTCGCTGTTTCTCTACGTCAGCAAAGTACTGACTTTCCGCGAGTTCGGCGCCATGCCGCTGAGTGTTTTCCTGCAAGGTTTGCTGGTGGGAGCATCATTGATGGCAGGCACGTTCGCCGGCAAGTTTTTTGTCATGAAGATGAGCGAAGCCAATTTTCAGCGCTTGCTGGATTTGTTGCTGCTGCTGTCTGGCTTGTCGCTGCTATGGACAGCCATACGCTAA
- a CDS encoding cobyric acid synthase — MNLLPFHTLMVQGTTSDAGKSTVVAALCRLLVRHGVKVAPFKPQNMALNSAVTSDGGEIGRAQALQAQAARIAPHTDMNPVLLKPSSDTGAQVIVHGKVRADMNARDYHRYKTSAMAAVLESYHRLREQYEAVLVEGAGSPAEINLRARDIANMGFAEAVDCPVILVADIDRGGVFAHLVGTLDCLSESERKRIVGFVINRFRGDISLLQPGLDWLEERTGKPVLAVLPYLHGLHLDAEDAVASSQSVRGKFRVVVPVLPRISNHTDFDALRAHPDVDLQFIGPGQPIPPADLIILPGSKNTRNDLAWLKQQGWPDAIRKHLRYGGKLIGICGGFQMLGRSVDDPHGVEGTPGSMEGLDLLAMRTELTQQKQLLQVSGKCAFTEEDASVTGYEIHMGVSAGEAMQRPAFHIDGRPEGARSVDDQILGSYLHGMFDTPQAFSALLAWAGLGGVDAVDLDQLREQSLERIADATQPLLDALLKVNYRA, encoded by the coding sequence ATGAATCTGCTCCCTTTCCATACCCTGATGGTGCAGGGGACAACGTCGGACGCCGGCAAAAGTACGGTGGTCGCCGCCTTGTGCCGCCTGCTGGTGCGCCACGGCGTCAAGGTCGCGCCGTTCAAGCCGCAAAACATGGCGCTCAACAGCGCCGTCACCAGCGACGGTGGCGAAATCGGCCGCGCGCAGGCTTTGCAGGCGCAGGCTGCGCGCATCGCGCCCCATACCGATATGAACCCGGTGCTGTTGAAGCCGTCCAGCGATACCGGCGCGCAAGTGATCGTGCACGGCAAGGTGCGCGCCGACATGAACGCGCGCGACTACCATCGCTACAAGACCAGTGCGATGGCTGCCGTGCTGGAGTCCTATCACCGGTTGCGCGAGCAGTACGAGGCAGTGCTGGTGGAAGGCGCAGGCAGCCCGGCGGAAATCAACCTGCGCGCACGCGATATCGCCAATATGGGCTTTGCAGAAGCTGTCGATTGCCCGGTGATTCTTGTCGCCGACATTGATCGTGGCGGTGTGTTTGCGCATCTGGTCGGTACGCTCGATTGTTTGTCCGAGAGCGAGCGCAAGCGTATCGTCGGTTTCGTCATCAATCGTTTTCGCGGCGACATCAGCCTGTTGCAACCGGGGCTGGACTGGCTGGAAGAACGCACCGGCAAACCTGTGCTGGCGGTACTGCCTTACTTGCATGGCTTGCATCTGGATGCCGAGGATGCCGTGGCTTCCTCGCAGAGTGTCAGAGGGAAATTTCGCGTGGTGGTGCCGGTCTTGCCGCGCATCAGCAATCACACCGACTTTGATGCTTTACGCGCGCATCCGGATGTGGATCTGCAGTTCATTGGCCCGGGTCAGCCGATTCCGCCTGCCGACCTGATCATTCTGCCGGGCAGCAAGAATACGCGTAACGATCTCGCCTGGCTCAAGCAGCAGGGCTGGCCCGACGCCATCAGAAAACATCTGCGCTACGGCGGCAAGCTGATCGGTATTTGCGGCGGCTTCCAGATGCTGGGCCGCAGCGTCGACGATCCGCATGGCGTGGAAGGTACGCCGGGCAGCATGGAAGGGCTGGATCTGCTGGCGATGCGTACCGAACTGACGCAGCAGAAACAGCTGCTGCAAGTGTCAGGGAAATGTGCGTTCACTGAAGAGGATGCCAGTGTCACCGGCTATGAAATTCACATGGGTGTTTCGGCAGGCGAGGCCATGCAACGACCCGCGTTCCATATCGATGGCCGTCCTGAAGGCGCACGTTCGGTGGATGACCAGATTCTGGGGAGTTACCTGCATGGCATGTTCGACACGCCGCAGGCTTTCTCTGCCTTGTTGGCGTGGGCCGGTCTGGGCGGCGTCGATGCCGTCGATCTTGATCAGTTGCGCGAGCAAAGCCTGGAGCGCATCGCCGACGCTACGCAGCCTTTGCTTGATGCGCTGCTGAAGGTCAATTACCGCGCTTAA
- the cobD gene encoding threonine-phosphate decarboxylase CobD — MLEHGGNLNDAVMRYGIARAEWLDLSTGINPNCYPVPVLRADAWHRLPESSDALVMAACAYYGAPRMLAVAGTQAAIQALPQLRLREKGVSRVVVAAPAYAEHAHRWQQAGHAMREIDYADLQKALDNCDVMVVCNPNNPTGARVAPEVLLGWAQQLASRGGWLVVDEAFGDTTPHLSVTGQAGVQPGLIVLRSVGKFFGLAGLRLGFVAAQNTVLESLQKWLGPWAVSGPAQEIGIAALCDEDWQRATCERLLADGERLNQLLVGVGIQASGSAMYQWWAEPDAAGFHDWMAQQGIWVRLFTRGAGGIRLGLPPDEAGWQRLQTALQGWNQNKNQNKNKNPEHAA, encoded by the coding sequence ATGCTTGAGCATGGCGGCAACCTCAATGATGCGGTGATGCGCTATGGCATTGCGCGCGCAGAGTGGCTGGATTTGTCGACGGGGATCAATCCGAACTGCTATCCGGTACCCGTGTTGCGCGCCGATGCCTGGCATCGCTTACCGGAGTCCAGCGATGCGCTCGTCATGGCGGCATGCGCCTATTACGGCGCACCGCGCATGCTGGCGGTGGCCGGCACACAGGCGGCGATACAAGCCTTGCCGCAGCTCCGGTTACGTGAAAAAGGCGTGTCGCGCGTGGTCGTGGCGGCACCGGCGTATGCCGAGCATGCGCATCGGTGGCAGCAGGCCGGACATGCCATGCGCGAAATTGACTATGCGGATCTGCAGAAAGCGCTGGATAACTGCGACGTGATGGTGGTCTGCAATCCCAATAACCCGACTGGTGCACGCGTCGCACCGGAGGTCTTGCTCGGGTGGGCGCAACAACTGGCGTCACGCGGTGGCTGGCTGGTGGTTGACGAGGCATTCGGCGATACGACACCCCACCTGAGTGTGACCGGACAAGCGGGCGTGCAGCCCGGGCTGATCGTCTTGCGCTCGGTCGGAAAATTCTTTGGTCTCGCGGGCCTGCGGCTTGGTTTTGTCGCTGCGCAAAATACTGTGCTGGAGTCCCTGCAGAAATGGCTGGGGCCATGGGCAGTCAGCGGCCCGGCGCAGGAGATCGGCATTGCAGCCTTGTGCGACGAGGATTGGCAACGCGCCACATGCGAACGTCTCCTGGCCGATGGCGAGAGGCTGAACCAACTATTGGTCGGTGTCGGCATACAGGCAAGCGGCAGCGCGATGTATCAATGGTGGGCGGAACCCGATGCTGCCGGATTCCATGACTGGATGGCGCAGCAGGGGATCTGGGTGCGTCTGTTTACACGCGGCGCAGGTGGAATAAGGCTGGGTCTGCCGCCGGATGAGGCTGGTTGGCAGCGCTTGCAGACAGCCTTGCAAGGCTGGAATCAGAACAAAAATCAGAACAAAAACAAGAACCCGGAGCATGCCGCATGA